In Pantoea phytobeneficialis, one genomic interval encodes:
- a CDS encoding ROK family protein, producing MKTSGTNLEHARAHNRRVIIEAIRLHGELTRAELARLTALTPQTVSNIVAELEEAELLASRQPRKQGRGQPAIPVTLNPASAWSIGIHLDHQTLLIVLVDLTGEIHFRRLILVQKPQPDATLARIAEVLAEIKTQLGARWGKVLGIGVVMPGPFGVEGISSVGPTTLNGWENVNIETELAAMSGLPVTLENDATVAAIGERFHGVARQLNSFIYLYIGTGLGAGIFTDGHIYTGHAHNAGEVGHIVIDPHGRECYCGNKGCLERYVSLQAAYEFCGLDPMSALPDDLLEVDPALFDRWIDSVLAPLRQAINMLECVFDAESVIIGGMMPATLLDKIVQRLPPLYQSVRGRYLTGSRLKTGMTGSDTAALGAAALPIFDEFNPQFQVLMK from the coding sequence ATGAAAACCTCGGGAACCAATCTGGAACACGCGCGTGCGCACAACCGGCGCGTCATCATCGAAGCCATTCGCCTGCATGGTGAACTGACGCGCGCTGAGCTGGCGCGACTTACCGCCTTAACCCCGCAAACCGTCTCCAACATCGTGGCGGAACTGGAAGAAGCGGAGCTGCTCGCCAGTCGCCAGCCGCGTAAGCAGGGGCGGGGACAACCGGCGATCCCGGTGACATTGAATCCAGCCAGTGCCTGGTCGATCGGTATCCATCTTGATCATCAAACGCTACTGATCGTGCTGGTGGATTTAACCGGCGAAATTCATTTTCGTCGCCTTATTCTGGTGCAGAAGCCCCAACCTGATGCCACTTTAGCGCGCATCGCTGAGGTACTGGCGGAGATCAAAACGCAACTGGGCGCGCGCTGGGGGAAAGTATTGGGGATAGGGGTGGTAATGCCCGGACCTTTTGGTGTTGAAGGGATCTCGTCGGTCGGTCCCACCACGCTGAACGGTTGGGAAAACGTCAATATCGAGACAGAACTGGCGGCAATGAGCGGTTTACCAGTGACGCTGGAAAACGATGCCACGGTCGCGGCGATAGGTGAACGTTTCCACGGCGTGGCACGTCAGCTCAACTCCTTTATTTATCTCTATATCGGTACCGGACTGGGAGCCGGTATCTTCACCGACGGCCATATTTATACCGGCCATGCACACAACGCCGGTGAGGTGGGGCATATCGTGATTGATCCGCACGGGCGTGAGTGCTACTGCGGCAACAAAGGGTGTCTGGAGCGGTATGTTTCGTTGCAGGCCGCCTATGAATTTTGTGGTCTGGACCCGATGAGCGCCCTGCCCGACGATTTACTTGAAGTGGACCCGGCATTGTTTGATCGCTGGATCGACAGCGTGTTAGCTCCGCTACGCCAGGCGATCAATATGCTTGAGTGCGTTTTTGATGCCGAAAGTGTGATTATCGGCGGCATGATGCCCGCAACCCTGCTGGATAAAATCGTCCAGCGTTTGCCGCCGTTATATCAGTCGGTGCGCGGACGTTATCTCACGGGATCGCGCCTGAAGACCGGGATGACCGGTAGCGATACCGCAGCACTGGGAGCTGCGGCATTGCCGATCTTTGATGAATTTAATCCACAGTTTCAGGTGCTGATGAAATGA
- a CDS encoding ATP-grasp fold amidoligase family protein, with the protein MNVIKQTVKSALKVGANVFPEFYAKTHYLIRFKKKLNLRNPASFNEKIQWLKFNELNDDIYTLCADKYKVREYVTAKGCGDILNTLYGVYDNPQDIDYSALPEKFALKCNHGAGYNIICDDKSSLDIEKTNKKLNEWLRQDYSANFVEPQYKKIERKILCEKYIENERGGFPDDYKFYCFNGKPYAVMVCVGREKGTPKFYYFDMNWKPLPFEDTIELIKENHCPEMPEGFNKMKACAIKLASDFKFVRADFYLLNGQVIFGELTFTPSAGLDVTLQEADVFLGSQLKL; encoded by the coding sequence ATGAACGTGATAAAACAAACAGTAAAATCAGCTCTAAAGGTTGGCGCTAATGTTTTCCCTGAATTTTATGCTAAAACTCACTACCTGATCCGATTCAAGAAAAAATTAAACTTAAGAAACCCTGCCAGTTTTAATGAAAAAATACAGTGGCTCAAGTTCAATGAGCTAAATGATGATATTTACACGCTGTGCGCGGATAAATATAAGGTCAGGGAGTATGTTACAGCTAAAGGCTGTGGGGACATCCTTAATACCCTGTATGGAGTGTACGATAACCCACAAGACATAGACTATAGTGCGTTGCCAGAAAAATTTGCACTGAAATGTAACCACGGTGCAGGTTATAATATCATATGTGACGATAAATCATCATTAGACATTGAAAAAACCAACAAAAAACTTAATGAATGGTTAAGGCAAGATTACTCAGCAAATTTTGTTGAGCCGCAGTATAAAAAAATAGAAAGAAAAATTTTATGTGAGAAGTACATCGAAAATGAGCGCGGTGGTTTTCCTGATGACTATAAATTTTACTGTTTTAACGGGAAGCCCTACGCGGTAATGGTTTGCGTGGGAAGAGAGAAGGGAACACCCAAGTTCTATTACTTCGATATGAACTGGAAGCCTCTTCCTTTCGAAGATACCATTGAGTTAATCAAAGAAAACCATTGTCCAGAAATGCCCGAAGGATTTAATAAGATGAAAGCCTGCGCGATTAAGCTGGCTTCTGATTTTAAATTTGTTCGGGCTGATTTCTATCTTCTTAATGGTCAGGTGATTTTTGGTGAGCTGACATTTACACCTTCAGCAGGATTGGATGTCACCTTACAGGAAGCTGATGTCTTTTTAGGAAGCCAACTGAAGTTATAG
- a CDS encoding DUF2058 domain-containing protein: MTKLTLQEQMLKAGLVTSKKMAKVQRTAKKSRVQAREAREAVEENKKAQLERDKQLSEQQKQATLSKEYKAQVKQLIEMNRIVIAKGDIEFNFTDNNLIKKIVVDKLTQAQLVNGRLAIARLVVDNSGKSEYAIIPAVVADKIAQRDASSIVLNSALSQEQQDEDDPYADFKVPDDLMW; the protein is encoded by the coding sequence ATGACAAAACTTACCTTACAAGAGCAGATGCTAAAAGCTGGACTAGTCACCAGCAAGAAAATGGCCAAAGTCCAGAGAACGGCGAAAAAATCACGCGTTCAGGCTCGTGAGGCAAGAGAAGCAGTGGAAGAGAACAAAAAAGCGCAACTTGAACGAGATAAGCAACTCAGCGAGCAACAAAAGCAAGCGACGTTATCCAAAGAGTATAAAGCGCAGGTGAAGCAACTGATTGAGATGAATCGAATCGTCATTGCCAAAGGCGATATCGAATTTAACTTCACCGATAATAATTTAATTAAAAAAATTGTTGTAGATAAGTTGACTCAAGCGCAGTTGGTGAATGGCCGTCTTGCCATTGCCCGGTTGGTGGTTGATAACAGTGGCAAAAGTGAATACGCGATAATCCCTGCCGTCGTTGCCGATAAAATTGCGCAGCGAGATGCGAGCAGTATCGTATTAAATAGTGCGCTCAGCCAGGAACAGCAGGATGAAGATGATCCTTATGCTGATTTTAAAGTGCCTGATGATTTGATGTGGTAA
- a CDS encoding DUF1203 domain-containing protein — protein MAYTIRGLNSSAFTHLFGQDENYLARHLARRMRADKNSGFPDRIALRDVPEGEYAILINHAYQPAETPYFGRHAIFIHEGCTRQGVYQDEVPPYLTTRLLSMRAFNAADMIIAAEVTQGSEAESLIFQMLRQPETAYIHVHSARFGCYLCVIERS, from the coding sequence ATGGCTTATACCATTCGCGGTTTAAACAGCAGCGCATTTACCCATTTGTTTGGTCAGGATGAGAACTATCTGGCGCGACATTTGGCGAGACGGATGCGGGCAGATAAAAACTCGGGTTTTCCGGATCGCATTGCCTTGCGTGATGTGCCGGAGGGGGAGTATGCGATTCTGATCAATCATGCTTACCAACCTGCGGAAACCCCTTACTTTGGCAGACACGCCATCTTTATCCATGAAGGTTGCACCAGGCAAGGTGTCTATCAGGATGAAGTTCCGCCTTATCTGACTACCCGGCTACTCTCGATGCGGGCGTTTAATGCAGCAGATATGATTATTGCGGCGGAGGTTACTCAAGGCAGTGAAGCGGAGTCGTTAATTTTTCAGATGTTGCGTCAGCCTGAAACCGCCTACATCCATGTGCATAGTGCCCGATTCGGCTGTTATCTGTGTGTCATTGAACGCAGTTGA
- a CDS encoding integrase core domain-containing protein — protein sequence TRAFARMLGLEPCTTAVRSPESNGIAESFVKTIKRDYISVMPKPDSQVAVMNLAEAFSHYNEHHPHSALGYRSPREYIRRKLSQP from the coding sequence AAACGCGGGCGTTCGCCCGGATGCTGGGGCTTGAGCCATGTACGACCGCAGTTCGTAGCCCGGAAAGCAATGGCATAGCAGAAAGCTTCGTGAAAACGATAAAGCGGGATTACATCAGTGTGATGCCAAAACCGGACAGCCAGGTAGCGGTGATGAACCTGGCGGAGGCGTTCAGTCATTACAACGAACATCACCCGCACAGCGCGCTGGGATATCGCTCGCCGCGGGAATATATACGCAGAAAGTTATCACAACCGTAA
- a CDS encoding oligosaccharide flippase family protein has translation MYTNALWIMLEKSVNIIGLIYINSLMAKYIGPDNFGKINISTSIFIFVQTLSWFGGQSILFKRMSENTKSGIAMAMNTQNQRRIFFLLSSSAILIYLYLFADFVVFLFGVANCIATYYIVMDFFSIYNNTQLKSKINTITNVIGLSIALLIRFYISHFELPVYYFTIPIIIIPLIPYIMRLVYFKNTTELKDNGKGFGLYNRHMLYAGGALILSSLSVDIYTQISNIFLAKIISYSDLGVYSVALTIGGAWSFIVLALITSFFSKIYSEKNPIAIERLLIKINRIVILLSLIALGGFYLFGDFFIRKLYGDKYMDSVNIIPVIIIATMFSALGTICYRYMIKESGYNYLAKKMFLCCVLTIPLSWIMISAFGINGAAYCFLIVEVLSCTFLNYFFKDKTIIKMHLNIFKLGLSK, from the coding sequence ATGTACACTAACGCATTATGGATCATGCTGGAGAAGTCAGTTAATATTATCGGATTGATATATATTAATTCACTTATGGCAAAGTACATTGGGCCTGATAATTTCGGGAAGATAAATATTTCAACTTCGATTTTTATATTTGTGCAAACATTATCATGGTTTGGCGGTCAGAGCATTTTGTTTAAACGCATGAGCGAAAATACAAAATCCGGCATCGCAATGGCGATGAACACGCAAAATCAACGGCGTATTTTCTTTCTCCTGTCATCAAGTGCGATTTTAATTTATCTTTATTTATTTGCTGATTTCGTCGTATTTTTATTTGGCGTGGCGAATTGCATTGCTACTTACTATATTGTGATGGACTTCTTTTCCATTTACAACAACACTCAGCTTAAGTCAAAAATAAACACGATAACAAATGTGATTGGGCTATCAATAGCACTATTGATCAGGTTCTATATTTCGCACTTCGAGTTGCCAGTTTACTACTTCACCATTCCAATTATCATAATCCCGCTCATACCCTACATCATGAGGTTGGTTTATTTTAAAAATACGACAGAGCTAAAAGACAATGGCAAGGGGTTTGGGCTGTATAATCGGCATATGCTTTATGCCGGAGGGGCGTTGATTTTATCAAGCCTGTCAGTTGATATATACACCCAGATTTCCAACATTTTTTTGGCTAAAATAATTTCTTACTCAGATCTCGGGGTTTATAGCGTAGCATTAACCATAGGAGGTGCCTGGTCATTTATTGTTTTGGCGTTAATAACAAGTTTTTTTTCAAAAATATATAGCGAAAAAAACCCAATAGCTATTGAGAGACTGCTAATTAAAATTAATCGAATTGTAATTCTGCTTTCCCTTATTGCTTTAGGTGGGTTCTATCTTTTTGGTGACTTCTTTATTCGTAAACTGTATGGCGATAAGTATATGGATTCAGTGAATATCATCCCCGTGATAATTATTGCCACCATGTTCTCTGCATTGGGAACGATTTGCTACAGGTATATGATAAAGGAATCCGGATATAACTATCTGGCTAAAAAGATGTTTTTATGCTGTGTATTAACAATACCATTGTCCTGGATAATGATTAGTGCGTTCGGGATTAATGGCGCTGCATATTGTTTTTTGATTGTTGAGGTTTTGTCTTGCACTTTTCTTAATTACTTCTTCAAAGACAAAACAATCATCAAAATGCACCTTAATATTTTTAAATTGGGGTTGTCAAAATGA
- a CDS encoding extracellular solute-binding protein produces the protein MKTRFTPTLKGCFAALLLASAGSASAATTLNALFMTQAAYSENDIRAMTQEFEKAHPDVQVNLEFVPYEALHDKIVAARGAGGNGYDVVLFDAIWPAEFTRFDLLQDVSSRITPEEKSQIFPGAMNTVVFKGKTLGMPWILDTKYLYYNKAMLEKAGITTLPETWQQVMDDARTIKQKNIVKYPLVWSWSQAEALVCDYTTLVSGFGGKFYQNGKLDFSSPASLQAVKLMKSSLDEGLSNPASREYLEEDVRKSFSNGDAAFALNWTYMYNMANDPKQSKVAGQVGIMPAPGDAPGKVGAVNGSMGLGIAKGSSHPEQAWDYISYMTSQPVQNKYATLSLPIWKSSYQDPAVLKNQESLIAAADKSLNVMLSRPETADYSRLSNTLQQQLQQVLLGSVTPESAMQTVDKSAARLH, from the coding sequence ATGAAAACCCGATTCACCCCCACGCTGAAAGGATGTTTTGCAGCCCTGCTGTTAGCGAGCGCGGGAAGCGCCTCAGCGGCCACCACGCTTAATGCGTTGTTCATGACCCAGGCCGCGTATAGCGAAAATGATATTCGCGCCATGACACAGGAGTTTGAAAAAGCGCACCCGGACGTGCAGGTCAATCTGGAGTTTGTGCCTTACGAAGCGCTGCACGATAAAATCGTCGCCGCACGCGGCGCCGGTGGCAACGGCTATGACGTGGTGTTGTTCGATGCCATCTGGCCGGCTGAATTCACCCGTTTTGACCTGTTGCAGGACGTGAGCAGCCGTATCACCCCGGAAGAAAAATCACAGATCTTCCCCGGAGCGATGAATACCGTGGTGTTCAAAGGGAAGACCCTCGGGATGCCGTGGATCCTCGATACCAAATACCTTTACTACAACAAAGCGATGCTGGAAAAAGCCGGGATCACCACCCTGCCTGAAACCTGGCAACAGGTGATGGATGATGCGCGCACCATCAAACAGAAAAACATCGTGAAATATCCGCTGGTCTGGAGCTGGTCGCAAGCAGAAGCGCTGGTGTGCGATTACACCACCCTGGTCTCTGGCTTTGGTGGCAAGTTCTACCAGAACGGCAAACTGGATTTCTCCAGCCCGGCGTCATTGCAGGCGGTGAAGTTGATGAAAAGCTCGCTGGATGAAGGTTTGAGCAATCCGGCTTCGCGTGAATACCTCGAAGAAGATGTGCGTAAATCCTTCTCCAACGGTGACGCCGCCTTCGCGCTGAACTGGACCTATATGTACAACATGGCGAACGATCCGAAACAGAGCAAAGTCGCTGGTCAGGTCGGCATCATGCCTGCACCAGGCGATGCGCCGGGTAAAGTCGGCGCGGTTAACGGGTCAATGGGCTTAGGCATTGCCAAAGGCAGCAGCCACCCGGAACAGGCATGGGACTACATCAGCTATATGACCTCGCAGCCGGTGCAGAATAAATACGCCACGCTAAGCCTGCCGATCTGGAAAAGCTCCTATCAGGATCCGGCGGTGCTGAAAAATCAGGAAAGCCTGATCGCTGCGGCGGATAAATCACTCAACGTGATGCTGTCACGCCCGGAAACCGCCGATTATTCCCGTCTCTCCAATACCCTGCAACAGCAACTGCAACAGGTGCTGCTGGGCAGTGTGACGCCGGAATCGGCGATGCAGACGGTGGATAAAAGCGCGGCACGTCTGCATTAA
- a CDS encoding RluA family pseudouridine synthase produces MSVIHDTFIAPPCHDQIETLYQDDHLVLINKPTGLLSLSGKNPQNLDSVHHRLVKIFPGCTLVHRLDFGTSGLMVIARNKTINAALCQQFSLRTVTKVYSALLCGHLADNGGVIDAPIAKDPARFPLMSICAIHGKPARSRYQVVERFYHEWVDGTRLPLTRVQLIPETGRTHQLRIHCQQLGHPILGCDLYGGRLLPGTEQTPRLMLHASELHFVHPISEETINARHSSPF; encoded by the coding sequence ATGTCTGTGATTCACGATACCTTTATCGCTCCACCGTGCCATGACCAGATAGAGACACTCTATCAAGACGACCACCTGGTGCTGATCAATAAACCCACCGGATTGCTCAGTCTGTCGGGCAAAAATCCGCAGAATCTCGATTCGGTACATCATCGGCTGGTAAAGATATTCCCCGGCTGCACCCTGGTGCATCGCCTGGATTTTGGGACTTCCGGTTTGATGGTGATTGCCCGCAATAAGACGATCAACGCCGCGTTATGCCAGCAGTTCAGTCTGCGCACCGTGACCAAAGTGTACAGCGCACTGCTTTGTGGGCATCTGGCTGATAATGGAGGGGTGATAGACGCGCCGATTGCCAAAGACCCGGCACGCTTTCCGCTGATGTCGATTTGTGCCATTCACGGCAAGCCTGCTCGTTCCCGTTACCAGGTGGTTGAACGCTTTTATCATGAATGGGTGGATGGGACTCGACTGCCATTGACGCGGGTGCAGCTAATCCCGGAGACCGGGCGCACCCATCAACTGCGCATTCACTGCCAGCAGTTGGGCCACCCTATTTTAGGCTGCGACCTGTATGGTGGTCGCTTGTTGCCGGGCACCGAACAGACCCCACGGCTGATGTTGCACGCCAGTGAGCTGCATTTTGTGCATCCCATCAGTGAAGAGACGATCAACGCTCGTCATAGTAGCCCGTTCTGA
- a CDS encoding GNAT family N-acetyltransferase, giving the protein MSQFNQYGQPIGFALPDWQPVARPAAIALTGRFCTLQPLQDAHCAPLLAAFSLAGDDRDWTWLGANQPRSLTAMARWVGEKMADIGLVCYVVFSHAHQQAVGLVCFANIDQQNGALEIGHVTWSPLMQRSVLGSEAIYLLLNQAFTLGYRRVAWRCDSTNHASRRAAERLGFTFEGRFRQAMTRKQRNRDTDWLSVIDTEWPVIQQAITRWFGEENMDSRGQQIHSLHHFLKRN; this is encoded by the coding sequence GTGTCTCAGTTCAATCAATACGGTCAACCCATTGGATTTGCCCTGCCAGATTGGCAGCCTGTCGCACGTCCCGCTGCGATCGCCTTAACGGGCCGCTTCTGTACCCTGCAACCTTTGCAAGACGCCCATTGCGCACCCTTGCTGGCAGCCTTTTCTCTGGCCGGGGACGATCGCGACTGGACATGGCTCGGCGCGAATCAGCCCCGGTCGCTAACAGCAATGGCCCGCTGGGTCGGCGAAAAAATGGCTGATATCGGGCTGGTTTGTTATGTGGTCTTCAGCCATGCCCATCAGCAGGCGGTCGGTTTGGTGTGCTTCGCCAATATCGACCAACAAAATGGTGCCCTGGAAATTGGTCATGTCACCTGGTCACCGCTGATGCAACGCAGCGTGCTGGGCAGCGAAGCGATCTATCTGTTGCTGAACCAGGCTTTTACGCTGGGTTATCGCCGGGTGGCGTGGCGCTGTGATTCAACCAATCACGCCTCGCGTCGCGCAGCGGAACGTCTCGGCTTCACGTTCGAGGGCCGTTTTCGTCAGGCAATGACACGAAAGCAACGTAATCGCGACACTGACTGGTTGTCGGTAATTGATACGGAATGGCCCGTAATTCAGCAGGCAATAACACGCTGGTTTGGCGAAGAAAATATGGACAGTCGTGGACAACAAATACATTCGCTTCACCACTTCCTTAAGCGAAATTAA
- a CDS encoding YmjA family protein, translating into MNNDVPLKFYDIVDEYEVDAAKPVTESERDALARYFQLLITRLMNNEEISEQAQQEMANEAGIDALRIDEIATFLNQWGNE; encoded by the coding sequence ATGAACAACGACGTACCGCTTAAATTTTATGACATCGTGGATGAGTACGAAGTAGACGCTGCCAAACCGGTCACAGAGTCAGAGCGAGACGCGCTGGCGCGCTATTTTCAGCTATTGATCACACGTTTGATGAATAACGAAGAGATCAGTGAGCAAGCGCAGCAGGAGATGGCCAATGAAGCCGGTATCGATGCGCTGCGTATTGATGAGATTGCGACTTTTCTCAATCAATGGGGCAATGAGTAG
- a CDS encoding dienelactone hydrolase family protein produces the protein MASLTTSPVTYQANGSTFTGSLVYQNDITRARPGIVLAPNWMGVTRMAEDVAGKIAAQGFVVLVADLYGEGKRPTSGEEAGSMMMAVKDTPAEVARMQAALTALLEQQQAPVAHDKLAAVGFCFGGHCALELARSGADIKAAVSFHGSLDTKGDYAMNSIKGSVLVLDGAADPLVPREQLNEFVHEMTARQIDWQLVSYAGAAHSFTDPQANNPGVAQYHPQVAERAFTRMFALFAEIF, from the coding sequence ATGGCCAGCTTAACCACGTCTCCCGTCACGTATCAGGCAAACGGCAGCACCTTCACCGGTTCCCTCGTTTACCAGAACGACATCACCCGCGCACGTCCCGGCATCGTGCTGGCACCCAACTGGATGGGTGTCACCCGTATGGCTGAAGACGTTGCCGGGAAAATTGCCGCGCAGGGATTTGTGGTGTTGGTGGCGGACCTTTACGGTGAAGGCAAACGCCCGACTTCGGGTGAAGAAGCGGGCAGCATGATGATGGCAGTGAAAGATACGCCCGCTGAAGTGGCGCGCATGCAGGCGGCGCTGACGGCATTGCTGGAACAGCAGCAGGCTCCGGTAGCACACGATAAACTGGCCGCCGTCGGTTTCTGTTTTGGGGGGCACTGCGCACTGGAACTGGCGCGCAGCGGTGCCGATATCAAAGCCGCCGTGTCGTTCCACGGCTCGCTGGACACCAAAGGTGACTACGCGATGAATTCAATCAAAGGCAGCGTACTGGTGCTGGACGGCGCAGCCGATCCGCTGGTGCCGCGCGAGCAGTTGAATGAATTTGTCCACGAGATGACAGCCCGTCAGATCGACTGGCAACTGGTCAGCTACGCTGGCGCAGCCCACTCCTTTACCGATCCACAGGCCAATAATCCTGGCGTGGCCCAGTACCATCCGCAGGTGGCCGAGCGCGCTTTTACACGCATGTTCGCGTTATTTGCCGAGATCTTTTAA
- the mqo gene encoding malate dehydrogenase (quinone) — protein MKKSTKLITSLSLTALLVSSAVHAADTPEKTDVLLIGGGIMSASLGTWLEELQPSWKQVMVEKLDGVALESSNGWNNAGTGHSANMELNYTPERPDGSIDVSKALEINEAFMISRQFWTAQVKRGVLNTPHNFINSTPHMSFVWGDKNVEYLTKRYEALQKTVLFQGMKFSTDHAQIQQWAPLIMEGRDPQQKVAATWTPVGTDVNYGEITRQLIGSLKKNENFSLETSSEVTDFKRNSDNSWHVTIKDVKSGENRTIDARYVFIGAGGGALKLLQKTGIPEGENYAGFPVGGSFLVTENPAITSRHLEKVYGQASVGAPPMSVPHLDARFLDGKRVVLFGPFATFSTKFLKNGSLFDLLGTTTTSNFMPMTHVGIDNFDLVKYLIGQVMLNDDDRFAALKEYFPDAKKEDWKLIQAGQRVQIIKKDAEKGGVLKLGTEIVTDQQKTVAALLGASPGASTAAPIAINVIKQLFPTEFASPEWQQKIHQIVPAYGQKLNDNPALAQQVWDDTAATLQLTKPPVINMPAADTQPQAAAPAKAAPSPQHDMAL, from the coding sequence ATGAAAAAATCAACTAAATTAATCACCTCGCTTTCGCTCACCGCATTACTTGTCAGCTCTGCCGTTCATGCCGCCGACACGCCGGAAAAGACTGACGTGCTGCTGATTGGCGGGGGCATCATGAGTGCTTCTCTGGGGACCTGGCTGGAAGAATTACAACCCAGCTGGAAACAGGTTATGGTCGAAAAACTGGACGGCGTCGCGCTGGAATCGTCCAACGGCTGGAATAACGCCGGTACCGGTCACTCCGCAAATATGGAGCTGAACTATACGCCAGAACGTCCGGACGGTAGCATTGACGTCAGTAAAGCGCTGGAAATTAACGAAGCCTTTATGATTTCGCGTCAATTCTGGACCGCTCAGGTAAAACGTGGCGTATTAAATACTCCGCACAACTTTATTAACTCCACGCCGCATATGAGCTTTGTCTGGGGTGATAAAAACGTTGAGTATCTGACCAAGCGTTATGAAGCATTACAGAAAACCGTGCTGTTCCAGGGCATGAAATTCTCTACCGATCACGCGCAAATTCAGCAGTGGGCGCCACTGATTATGGAAGGCCGCGATCCGCAGCAGAAAGTCGCTGCCACCTGGACTCCAGTGGGTACGGACGTTAACTACGGTGAAATCACTCGTCAGTTGATCGGTAGCCTGAAAAAGAACGAAAATTTCTCGCTGGAAACCTCATCTGAAGTCACCGATTTCAAACGTAACAGCGACAACAGCTGGCATGTCACCATCAAAGATGTGAAAAGTGGTGAGAACCGCACCATCGATGCACGTTACGTATTTATCGGTGCCGGTGGCGGCGCACTGAAGCTGTTGCAGAAAACCGGTATTCCTGAGGGTGAAAACTACGCTGGCTTCCCGGTGGGGGGGTCGTTCCTCGTGACCGAAAACCCGGCCATCACCAGCCGTCACCTGGAAAAAGTTTACGGCCAGGCTTCGGTAGGTGCGCCGCCGATGTCCGTACCGCACCTCGATGCGCGTTTCCTCGATGGCAAGCGTGTGGTGCTGTTTGGACCGTTCGCGACCTTCTCAACCAAGTTCCTGAAAAACGGTTCACTGTTTGATCTGTTAGGCACCACCACCACCAGCAACTTTATGCCGATGACCCATGTGGGCATTGATAACTTCGACCTGGTGAAATACCTGATTGGTCAGGTGATGCTGAATGATGATGACCGTTTTGCCGCGCTGAAAGAGTACTTCCCGGACGCGAAGAAAGAAGACTGGAAACTGATTCAGGCTGGTCAGCGTGTACAGATCATCAAGAAAGATGCCGAGAAAGGTGGCGTGCTGAAGCTGGGTACGGAAATCGTGACCGATCAGCAGAAAACCGTGGCCGCGCTGTTGGGTGCGTCACCGGGCGCGTCAACGGCTGCACCAATCGCTATCAACGTGATCAAACAACTGTTCCCGACTGAGTTCGCCAGCCCGGAATGGCAGCAGAAGATTCATCAGATTGTCCCGGCCTACGGCCAGAAGCTGAACGACAATCCAGCACTGGCACAGCAGGTTTGGGATGACACCGCAGCGACACTGCAACTGACCAAACCTCCGGTAATCAATATGCCAGCCGCTGACACTCAGCCGCAGGCCGCCGCACCGGCTAAAGCAGCACCGTCACCGCAACACGATATGGCGCTGTAA
- a CDS encoding transposase, with amino-acid sequence MVEVLSGPERRRRRTPQEKIAIIQQTMEPGMTVSHVARLHGINANQIFKWRRQYEDGSLTP; translated from the coding sequence ATGGTTGAAGTGTTATCAGGACCTGAGCGACGTCGGCGTCGTACTCCGCAGGAAAAAATTGCCATTATTCAGCAGACTATGGAACCGGGCATGACCGTGTCTCACGTCGCACGACTGCACGGTATCAATGCTAATCAGATCTTCAAGTGGCGCAGGCAATATGAAGACGGCTCACTGACCCC
- a CDS encoding VOC family protein: MFAHMRIAKPVTNLERAFLMYSQGLEMKKIADFTDHDGFSGIMLGREGLAWHMEFTVCHHHPVQPLQTAEDLLILYYPDNDEWRDVCARMITAGFTVTESFNPYWEVNGRTFVDADGYRVVIQNRAWDVAMIKDTIC; the protein is encoded by the coding sequence ATGTTTGCACATATGCGTATTGCTAAACCGGTCACCAACCTCGAACGTGCTTTCCTGATGTACAGCCAGGGATTGGAGATGAAAAAGATTGCTGATTTCACCGATCATGATGGTTTTAGCGGCATCATGTTAGGTCGGGAAGGGTTAGCGTGGCACATGGAGTTTACTGTTTGCCATCATCATCCCGTTCAGCCATTGCAGACGGCAGAAGACTTATTGATTCTTTATTATCCGGACAACGACGAATGGCGAGATGTCTGTGCCAGGATGATCACCGCAGGTTTTACCGTGACAGAATCATTTAATCCTTATTGGGAGGTTAACGGGCGCACGTTTGTCGATGCCGATGGTTATCGTGTGGTGATCCAGAACCGGGCATGGGATGTTGCCATGATTAAGGACACGATCTGTTAA